In Sphingobacterium zeae, one genomic interval encodes:
- a CDS encoding aldose epimerase family protein has protein sequence MKGKMTLLGLSAMLAFCVSCQQSTGSKSAKVDSLAALMDTAQFRATIDQKQAYLYKLSNKNGVQAYFTNFGARLVGLWVPDNKGELCDVVLGFSKASDYNNPKEPFFGTIVGPFGNRIAGGKFKLGDETYTLAVNNGPNTLHGGFKGVHFAHWSLKSSDPSSLTFAYTLTDGNEGFPGNIQMEVTYTLNDDNELMIGYRATSDKKTVINLTNHAYFNLNGEGSGTILDHQLQLFANQYTPVDSTLIPTGQLTPVKGTPFDFTNLKSIGKDINANDQQLSFGKGYDHNFVLSREKEGDWYKAAHVVGDKSGIVMDILTAEPGIQFYSGNFMNEQVQLKNGKKDSFRTAFCLEPQHFPDAPNQPAFPTTVLNPGEVYQTKSLYRFSVK, from the coding sequence ATGAAAGGAAAAATGACCTTGCTTGGTCTTTCTGCAATGCTCGCTTTTTGTGTGTCTTGTCAGCAATCGACTGGCTCCAAATCTGCTAAAGTAGATTCTTTAGCGGCCCTTATGGATACTGCACAGTTCCGTGCAACTATTGATCAAAAACAGGCTTACCTCTATAAATTGAGTAATAAAAATGGCGTTCAGGCTTACTTCACCAACTTTGGTGCACGATTAGTGGGTTTGTGGGTTCCAGATAATAAAGGGGAGTTATGCGATGTAGTTTTAGGATTTTCTAAAGCTTCCGATTATAATAATCCAAAAGAGCCATTTTTCGGTACCATTGTTGGACCTTTTGGCAACCGCATCGCCGGAGGGAAATTTAAACTGGGGGACGAAACCTATACGTTGGCGGTAAATAATGGCCCCAATACCTTACATGGAGGTTTCAAAGGGGTGCATTTTGCCCATTGGTCATTAAAATCTTCCGATCCATCATCGCTTACTTTTGCCTATACCTTAACGGACGGAAATGAGGGCTTTCCGGGTAATATTCAAATGGAAGTGACGTATACGCTCAACGACGACAACGAATTGATGATTGGTTATCGGGCTACTTCAGATAAAAAGACGGTGATCAACTTAACAAACCATGCTTACTTTAATTTAAATGGTGAGGGGAGTGGTACCATTCTGGATCATCAACTCCAGTTGTTTGCCAACCAATATACACCTGTAGACAGCACCTTGATACCTACTGGACAGTTGACGCCAGTGAAAGGAACCCCTTTTGATTTCACGAATTTAAAGTCGATTGGAAAAGATATCAATGCCAATGATCAGCAACTTAGCTTTGGAAAGGGATACGATCATAATTTTGTGTTGAGTAGAGAAAAGGAAGGAGACTGGTATAAAGCGGCGCATGTAGTCGGTGATAAATCAGGTATCGTCATGGATATATTGACGGCTGAACCCGGTATTCAGTTTTACAGTGGCAATTTTATGAATGAGCAGGTACAATTGAAGAATGGAAAAAAAGATTCATTTCGCACCGCTTTTTGTCTAGAACCGCAGCATTTCCCGGATGCTCCGAATCAACCTGCTTTTCCAACGACAGTCCTTAACCCAGGAGAAGTTTATCAAACGAAATCCCTGTATCGTTTTTCGGTAAAATAA
- a CDS encoding beta-L-arabinofuranosidase domain-containing protein, giving the protein MTKKIGLLSYLIGICFLSSAQSHVVIAVDHLPVEGKNLSYINNRLPLKQNALLKLPVGSIVPEGWLGKYLQLQKDGLTGHLGEISAWLSKKNNAWLSTDGKGDYGWEEVPYWLKGYANLGYILKDPTILAESKIWLEAALKSQRPDGYFGPLMLRNNKPDLWGNMLMLWCLQSYYEYSGDQRVLTLMTNYFKWQANLPDSFFLKDYWENSRGGDNLLSVYWLYNRTPGNEWLMDLADKIHRNTANWRQKDDLPNWHNVNVAQCFREPATYYLKSQSTADLNATYDNFHFVRQVFGQVPGGMFGADENARPGYTDPRQGVETCGMVEQMASNEILLGITGDPFWADHAEEVAFNTYPAAVTADFKALRYITSPNMTISDSHNHAPGIDNNGPFLMMNPFSSRCCQHNHSQGWPYYAEHLYMATNDNGVAAVLYAASKAEIKVGNKQAIQIRQESNYPFEESLRFEIGTQGKTVDFPFYLRIPAWAKQAKVTINGKSQAIEAGAKYIRIERKWKDGDKVELSLPMTIDLKTWTANKNSVSIQRGPLTYALKIKENYVQKDSKASAIGDSKWQETADPSKWPSYEILPASDWNYGLVQNQLQAVDQLKVVKRPWPKDAFPFDAEAVPISILVKAKRIDGWKIDENGLTGVLPLSPVESKGAVQEVELIPMGAARLRIAAFPTVK; this is encoded by the coding sequence ATGACGAAAAAAATCGGTTTATTATCTTATTTGATTGGAATTTGTTTTCTAAGTTCAGCGCAAAGCCATGTTGTAATTGCTGTTGATCATCTGCCTGTGGAGGGGAAAAATTTAAGCTATATTAATAACCGATTGCCTTTAAAACAAAATGCCCTGCTAAAATTACCTGTAGGAAGCATCGTACCCGAAGGTTGGCTTGGAAAATATCTGCAGCTGCAAAAAGATGGTCTTACGGGTCATTTGGGCGAAATTAGTGCCTGGTTGTCCAAAAAAAATAATGCATGGTTAAGTACGGATGGGAAAGGAGATTATGGTTGGGAAGAAGTTCCTTATTGGCTAAAAGGTTATGCTAATCTGGGCTACATCTTAAAAGATCCTACAATCCTAGCGGAGTCAAAGATATGGTTGGAAGCCGCACTAAAAAGCCAGCGTCCTGATGGATACTTTGGGCCATTGATGCTGCGTAACAACAAACCGGATCTTTGGGGGAACATGTTGATGTTGTGGTGCCTGCAATCCTATTATGAGTATAGCGGCGACCAACGTGTCTTAACCTTAATGACCAATTATTTTAAATGGCAGGCCAATTTGCCGGATAGTTTTTTTCTGAAGGATTATTGGGAAAACAGTCGTGGTGGTGACAATTTGCTGTCCGTATATTGGCTCTATAACAGAACACCAGGCAATGAATGGTTGATGGATTTAGCAGATAAAATCCATCGGAATACCGCCAATTGGCGGCAGAAAGATGATCTGCCCAATTGGCATAATGTCAATGTTGCCCAATGTTTCAGAGAGCCAGCAACCTATTATCTGAAAAGTCAGTCGACTGCAGATCTTAACGCAACCTACGATAATTTTCATTTTGTCAGACAAGTATTTGGTCAGGTTCCGGGCGGCATGTTCGGTGCTGATGAAAATGCGCGTCCGGGATATACCGATCCCCGTCAAGGGGTGGAAACCTGTGGTATGGTGGAGCAGATGGCTTCCAATGAAATCCTTCTCGGGATAACAGGCGATCCTTTTTGGGCGGATCACGCGGAAGAAGTTGCTTTTAATACTTACCCAGCCGCTGTGACAGCCGATTTTAAAGCATTACGCTATATCACGAGCCCTAATATGACTATCAGCGATAGCCATAATCATGCTCCTGGGATCGATAATAATGGACCATTTTTAATGATGAACCCCTTCAGTTCACGTTGTTGTCAACATAATCACAGTCAGGGCTGGCCATATTATGCGGAGCATCTGTATATGGCAACAAATGATAATGGTGTTGCGGCAGTACTTTATGCCGCATCAAAAGCTGAAATCAAAGTCGGAAACAAGCAGGCTATTCAGATCAGACAAGAATCCAATTATCCGTTTGAAGAATCGCTGCGATTTGAAATAGGAACACAGGGTAAAACGGTTGATTTTCCCTTTTATCTCCGTATACCTGCCTGGGCGAAACAAGCCAAAGTAACTATTAATGGTAAAAGTCAGGCTATAGAAGCTGGAGCAAAATATATTCGGATTGAACGGAAATGGAAAGACGGCGACAAGGTCGAGCTCTCCTTACCGATGACCATAGATCTGAAAACATGGACGGCCAATAAAAATTCAGTGAGTATCCAGCGTGGACCATTGACCTACGCACTTAAAATCAAAGAAAATTATGTGCAAAAGGATAGTAAGGCTTCGGCAATAGGAGATTCCAAATGGCAGGAGACTGCAGATCCATCAAAATGGCCATCCTATGAAATCCTTCCTGCAAGTGACTGGAATTACGGACTTGTACAAAATCAGCTCCAAGCTGTTGACCAACTAAAAGTGGTCAAACGACCATGGCCTAAAGATGCATTTCCTTTTGACGCAGAAGCAGTACCTATTTCGATTCTTGTGAAAGCGAAACGTATTGATGGATGGAAAATTGATGAAAATGGATTAACGGGCGTATTGCCTCTGAGTCCGGTGGAAAGCAAGGGTGCGGTGCAGGAAGTTGAACTGATTCCCATGGGAGCAGCACGTTTGCGCATTGCTGCTTTTCCAACTGTAAAATAG
- a CDS encoding glycoside hydrolase family 2 protein encodes MMKKTLLFASLMMAAQLNFAQDWKPAGSHILTPWGEKVTAQKPHPEYPRPQLTRTNNWQNLNGLWKYAITPVGTKEIPRQWDGNILVPFAIESALSGVGKEVGKDKALWYNNTITLDKSVSKNKVLLHFGAVDWQCDVYVNNQLVGRHEGGFDPFSMDVTSFLKKGAKQEIAIRVWDPTDDGPQPRGKQVNKPNGIWYTPVTGIWQTVWLESVPQTYIVSTKQTPRLDDGVLAFQASVEGSQAGDEIKVRALDGGKVIKEQTGQPNTSFDLSVPNLEPWSPSNPKLYDLEIQLIRKGKVVDQAKSYFAMRKIAMQKDENGVQRLMLNNKFTFQYGPLDQGWWPDGLHTAPTDEALKFDVVKTKEMGFNMIRKHIKVEPARWYRYCDSIGMLVWQDMPSGDLGGNHWDMQPGKISGGNRDRVRSQESENYYRKEWKTIMEVLHNYPSIVIWVPFNEAWGQFKTKEITEWTMSNDPSRLVNSASGGNFMETGHILDIHNYPDAAMPDPNLFGAKQVLALGEFGGLGLPIDGHSWQQKDNWGYQSFKNKTELLERYKRLIHDLTRLIPMGLSAAVYTQTTDVEVETNGLMTYDRKVVKMPEAELKAAHQALYNAPTK; translated from the coding sequence ATGATGAAGAAAACCTTACTTTTTGCCAGTTTGATGATGGCAGCACAATTGAACTTTGCTCAGGATTGGAAACCCGCAGGGTCACATATATTAACTCCTTGGGGCGAGAAAGTAACGGCACAAAAGCCACATCCTGAATACCCTAGGCCACAATTAACCAGAACAAACAATTGGCAAAATTTAAATGGCTTATGGAAATATGCAATCACTCCAGTAGGTACTAAAGAGATTCCTCGTCAATGGGACGGCAATATCCTTGTTCCTTTTGCTATTGAATCGGCATTGTCCGGTGTTGGTAAAGAGGTCGGGAAAGATAAAGCGTTGTGGTATAATAATACCATAACATTGGACAAGTCTGTCAGTAAAAATAAGGTCCTGCTGCATTTCGGTGCCGTAGATTGGCAGTGTGATGTGTATGTAAATAATCAATTGGTCGGAAGACATGAAGGTGGTTTTGATCCATTTTCGATGGATGTGACAAGCTTCCTAAAGAAAGGAGCGAAACAGGAAATAGCCATTCGGGTATGGGATCCGACTGATGATGGTCCACAACCACGGGGTAAACAAGTGAACAAGCCGAATGGTATATGGTATACACCAGTGACGGGAATTTGGCAGACCGTTTGGTTAGAAAGTGTCCCCCAAACTTATATTGTGAGTACCAAACAGACTCCGCGTTTGGACGATGGAGTCTTGGCCTTTCAGGCTTCCGTAGAAGGAAGTCAAGCCGGTGACGAAATAAAGGTGCGTGCATTGGATGGCGGAAAGGTTATTAAAGAACAAACAGGACAACCGAATACATCTTTCGATCTTTCGGTACCTAATCTGGAGCCATGGTCCCCAAGTAACCCTAAGCTCTATGATCTGGAAATTCAGCTGATTCGAAAAGGAAAAGTCGTAGATCAGGCGAAAAGCTACTTCGCCATGCGGAAGATAGCCATGCAGAAAGATGAAAACGGCGTTCAACGTTTAATGTTAAACAATAAGTTTACTTTCCAATATGGTCCATTGGATCAAGGCTGGTGGCCAGATGGTCTACATACCGCACCAACGGATGAAGCGCTGAAGTTTGATGTCGTCAAAACAAAGGAAATGGGATTCAATATGATCCGTAAACATATCAAAGTTGAACCGGCGCGCTGGTATCGGTACTGCGATAGTATAGGTATGCTTGTCTGGCAAGATATGCCTAGCGGCGATCTTGGCGGAAACCATTGGGATATGCAACCAGGAAAGATTTCAGGAGGAAATCGGGATAGAGTACGTTCACAGGAATCTGAGAATTACTACCGGAAAGAGTGGAAAACCATTATGGAAGTGTTGCATAATTATCCAAGTATTGTCATTTGGGTACCTTTCAATGAGGCTTGGGGGCAATTCAAAACAAAAGAAATAACGGAATGGACAATGTCTAATGATCCTTCAAGACTCGTCAATAGTGCCAGCGGTGGTAACTTTATGGAAACTGGACATATCTTGGATATCCATAATTATCCGGATGCAGCCATGCCTGATCCAAATTTGTTTGGCGCTAAGCAAGTGCTTGCATTGGGTGAATTTGGTGGTCTGGGATTACCGATCGATGGGCACTCCTGGCAACAAAAAGACAACTGGGGATACCAAAGTTTCAAGAATAAAACGGAATTATTGGAGCGTTACAAACGTCTTATCCATGATTTGACACGTCTAATTCCGATGGGATTGTCGGCCGCTGTTTATACACAGACAACAGATGTGGAAGTAGAAACAAATGGTTTGATGACTTATGATCGAAAAGTTGTAAAAATGCCTGAAGCAGAATTGAAGGCTGCACATCAGGCGCTTTATAATGCACCTACCAAATAA